In Providencia sneebia DSM 19967, one DNA window encodes the following:
- the metR gene encoding HTH-type transcriptional regulator MetR, with protein sequence MIEIKHLKTLYALSQHGSLAAAATHLHQTQSALSHQFSDLEHRLGFKLFIRKSQPLRFTPQGEVLLQLAQQILPLVRDAVRVCNEPGVSTLRIAIECHSCIQWLTPALQQFREKWPQVSVDFKSGVTFDPQPELLSRELDIVMTSDIQADPAFHYTPLFDYEVKLIVANDHPLAKKPIIDPHALADETLLIYPVQRDRFDVWRHFLQPAGVSPNVKTVDNTLILIQMVAAKMGIAALPHWAVDSFERQGLLTTKTLGSGLWSRLYAACREGEQRQPTIDAFTKTAANHAVENLSYVKPVKVSNAYAPTETQQLGMSQW encoded by the coding sequence AGCCAGCATGGTTCATTAGCGGCAGCTGCAACACATTTACATCAAACACAGTCAGCGTTGTCACACCAATTTAGTGACTTGGAACACCGCTTAGGCTTTAAACTTTTTATTCGTAAAAGTCAGCCATTGCGATTTACTCCACAAGGAGAGGTCTTATTACAGTTAGCCCAACAAATATTGCCATTAGTCAGAGATGCGGTACGAGTTTGTAATGAACCCGGGGTTTCAACATTACGAATTGCGATTGAATGCCATAGTTGTATTCAATGGTTAACCCCAGCTTTACAGCAATTTAGAGAAAAATGGCCGCAAGTTTCTGTTGATTTCAAATCAGGTGTGACATTTGATCCGCAACCTGAATTACTTTCCCGTGAGCTGGATATCGTCATGACATCTGATATTCAAGCCGATCCGGCTTTCCACTATACGCCACTATTTGATTATGAAGTGAAATTGATTGTCGCCAATGATCATCCACTAGCTAAGAAACCCATCATTGACCCGCATGCTTTAGCGGATGAAACATTATTAATTTATCCCGTGCAACGTGATCGTTTTGATGTATGGCGCCATTTCCTACAGCCCGCTGGCGTATCACCTAATGTCAAAACCGTTGATAACACATTAATTTTGATCCAAATGGTTGCGGCTAAAATGGGGATTGCAGCATTGCCACACTGGGCTGTTGATTCATTTGAAAGACAAGGTTTGCTGACAACCAAAACGCTCGGAAGCGGATTATGGAGCCGGTTGTACGCTGCATGCCGTGAAGGTGAACAGCGCCAACCTACTATTGATGCTTTTACAAAAACAGCTGCTAATCACGCTGTTGAGAATCTCTCTTATGTAAAGCCGGTGAAAGTATCCAACGCCTATGCACCCACAGAGACGCAACAATTAGGCATGAGCCAATGGTAA
- a CDS encoding carboxylate/amino acid/amine transporter, whose translation MWLLVVTTLLWAASFSLIGEYLAGQVDSWLSVLIRVSLAALVFLPFLRWRGFSAKVIALYMLVGACQLGIMYLFVFQAYQYLTVAEFLLFTVLTPLYVTLVYDLLERQRLRMGYLFSSLLAVIGAAIIRYDHLSESFWIGLMYVQLANIFFAIGQVGYKRLMEVYPIPQHQAFSWFYIGATLIALVGWLLFGNKAMVPTTSVQWGVLLWLGVVASGIGYFMWNYGATKVDAGTLAIMNNMMVPAGLLVNFAIWQQHPDWGRFTIGSCLIVASLWVHRRWILSPALHKRDSQQRD comes from the coding sequence ATGTGGTTACTTGTTGTTACGACGCTGCTTTGGGCAGCGTCTTTTAGTCTGATTGGTGAATATCTTGCAGGGCAAGTTGATAGCTGGTTATCTGTTTTAATTCGGGTTTCCTTGGCGGCTTTGGTTTTCCTGCCTTTCTTACGTTGGCGAGGATTTAGCGCAAAAGTGATTGCGCTCTATATGCTAGTAGGAGCTTGCCAATTAGGCATCATGTATTTATTTGTTTTCCAAGCATATCAATACTTAACAGTTGCAGAGTTTTTATTATTTACTGTATTGACGCCGCTCTATGTCACATTGGTATACGACTTGCTTGAGCGCCAGCGGTTAAGAATGGGGTATTTATTTAGCTCATTACTTGCTGTGATTGGGGCTGCAATTATCCGCTATGATCATTTAAGTGAGTCATTTTGGATTGGTTTAATGTATGTTCAGCTTGCCAACATCTTTTTTGCTATAGGGCAAGTTGGCTATAAACGGTTGATGGAAGTCTATCCGATACCGCAGCATCAAGCTTTTTCATGGTTCTATATCGGAGCAACATTAATTGCGCTTGTGGGTTGGTTATTATTTGGCAATAAAGCCATGGTGCCAACAACCTCTGTGCAATGGGGCGTGTTATTGTGGTTGGGTGTTGTTGCCTCTGGTATTGGTTACTTTATGTGGAATTACGGAGCAACCAAGGTCGATGCCGGAACCCTTGCTATTATGAATAACATGATGGTTCCAGCGGGATTATTAGTTAATTTTGCTATTTGGCAACAACATCCTGATTGGGGACGTTTTACCATTGGCTCATGCCTAATTGTTGCGTCTCTGTGGGTGCATAGGCGTTGGATACTTTCACCGGCTTTACATAAGAGAGATTCTCAACAGCGTGATTAG
- a CDS encoding Na+/H+ antiporter, which yields MEIFFTILILILAVSVSGVVTKVIPFRVPLPLIQIAIGALLAWPKFGLHVSFDPELFMVLLIPPLLFVDGWKTPTREFFQNGREIFILVLVLVLVTVVGIGYLIYWLMPGIPLIAAFALAAVLSPTDAVALSSIVGKGRIPKRMMSVLEGEALMNDASGLVALKFAVAVAMGTMVFSVSEVTIEFFKVAVGGLLAGIVVTWIYSKSLRLMSRWSGDDPATQIVFMLLLPFASYMIAEHIGFSGILAAVAAGMTITKSGVIRNAPLAMRLRADSVWSMLEFVFNGLVFIMLGLQLPGIWETSVIQAEMDPSVETWMLFTAVVVIYFALLLLRFCWLWLMKRFSRLFLKKKPLQFANYTIRELWLASFAGVRGAITLAGVLSVPLFLTDGSPFPARYQLVFIAAGVILFSIFAGVIALPLLLRNFTVGDKEADINEIRMAKAAMAEVAIVSLNKMEERLSADVEEKLDPEDISEVASRVTGHLRRRTAGQDEIERNLQIEDLERRFRLTALRAERGELYHLRATRKISNETLQTLLTDLDLLEAVLIDKDH from the coding sequence ATGGAAATTTTCTTTACTATTCTCATCCTCATCTTAGCTGTTTCTGTTTCTGGGGTGGTGACGAAGGTCATCCCTTTCCGTGTTCCATTACCCTTAATACAAATAGCAATAGGTGCATTACTTGCATGGCCGAAATTCGGTCTTCACGTCTCGTTTGATCCTGAATTATTTATGGTCTTACTGATCCCACCATTACTGTTCGTTGATGGTTGGAAAACACCAACGCGAGAATTTTTCCAGAATGGGCGAGAGATTTTTATTCTGGTACTGGTACTCGTATTAGTCACCGTGGTTGGGATTGGTTATCTCATTTATTGGTTGATGCCAGGTATTCCGCTAATTGCTGCATTTGCACTTGCTGCTGTTCTTTCGCCAACGGATGCGGTTGCACTATCTTCCATTGTCGGTAAAGGGCGTATTCCCAAACGTATGATGAGCGTTTTGGAAGGTGAAGCATTGATGAATGATGCTTCCGGTCTGGTTGCATTAAAATTTGCCGTCGCTGTCGCAATGGGCACGATGGTATTTTCAGTTTCTGAAGTTACCATAGAATTTTTCAAGGTTGCGGTCGGTGGGCTACTTGCTGGGATTGTGGTGACTTGGATTTACAGTAAGTCTCTGCGTTTGATGAGTCGCTGGAGCGGTGATGATCCGGCAACACAAATTGTCTTCATGCTATTACTGCCTTTTGCTTCTTACATGATCGCGGAACATATCGGTTTTTCTGGTATTTTAGCGGCTGTTGCTGCGGGTATGACAATTACCAAATCTGGTGTGATCCGTAATGCGCCGCTTGCAATGCGTTTAAGAGCGGATAGTGTTTGGTCAATGTTAGAGTTTGTCTTTAACGGATTAGTTTTCATTATGCTTGGTCTTCAGCTCCCCGGTATTTGGGAAACTTCCGTTATTCAAGCAGAAATGGACCCAAGTGTTGAAACTTGGATGCTCTTTACGGCGGTTGTAGTTATCTACTTTGCGTTACTTCTGCTACGTTTTTGCTGGTTATGGCTGATGAAAAGATTTAGTCGTTTATTCTTGAAGAAAAAGCCGTTACAGTTTGCCAACTATACAATACGTGAGCTTTGGTTAGCTTCTTTTGCAGGGGTTCGTGGTGCTATCACACTTGCGGGTGTGCTTTCTGTTCCTCTATTCTTAACGGATGGTTCGCCATTCCCTGCGCGTTATCAGTTGGTGTTTATCGCCGCTGGCGTGATTTTATTTTCAATATTTGCAGGTGTTATTGCTTTACCATTATTACTGCGTAATTTTACCGTGGGTGATAAAGAAGCCGATATCAATGAAATTCGGATGGCGAAAGCCGCAATGGCGGAAGTTGCTATTGTTAGCTTAAATAAAATGGAAGAGCGTTTGTCGGCCGATGTTGAAGAAAAATTAGATCCTGAAGATATTAGTGAAGTTGCTTCTAGGGTGACAGGGCACTTGAGAAGACGAACCGCTGGTCAGGATGAAATTGAGCGTAATTTGCAGATAGAAGATCTGGAAAGACGTTTTCGTTTAACCGCATTGCGTGCTGAGCGTGGTGAGTTATACCATTTACGCGCAACACGAAAAATCAGTAATGAAACACTTCAAACTTTACTTACAGATCTGGATCTATTAGAAGCTGTTCTGATAGATAAAGACCATTAA
- a CDS encoding NCS2 family permease: MSGQQASTNCKLDKYFKISARGSSVRREIIAGLTTFLAMVYSVIVVPGMLGQAGFPPTAVFIATCLVAGFGSLLMGLWANLPMAIGCAISLTAFTAFSLVLGQQISIPVALGAVFLMGCLFTIISVTGIRSWILRNMPMGIAHGTGIGIGLFLLLIAANGVGLVIKNPQAGLPVALGEFTSFPVLMSLSGLAVIFGLEKRRVPGGVLLVIIAISIIGLIFDPAVKYQGFFKLPSLGDDGLSLIFSMDIMGALQPMVLPSLLALVMTAVFDATGTIRAVAGQANLLDKDGQIIDGGKALTADSVSSIFAGAIGASPAAVYIESAAGTAAGGRTGLTAVVVGVLFLFILFLSPLSYLVPAYATAPALMYVGLLMLSNVSKLDFDDFVDSMAGLLCAVFIVLTCNIVTGIMLGFAALVIGRIFAGEWRKLNIGTVVIAVLLVAFYAADLAI; encoded by the coding sequence ATGTCTGGTCAGCAGGCTTCAACTAATTGCAAATTAGATAAATATTTTAAAATTTCAGCTCGAGGATCGTCTGTCCGTCGTGAAATCATTGCGGGATTAACCACATTTTTAGCGATGGTTTATTCAGTGATTGTTGTGCCTGGTATGCTAGGGCAAGCTGGTTTCCCACCAACGGCCGTATTTATTGCAACCTGTTTAGTGGCTGGATTTGGCTCCTTGCTCATGGGATTATGGGCAAATTTACCTATGGCTATAGGTTGTGCAATATCACTGACTGCATTTACCGCCTTTAGTTTAGTGTTGGGGCAGCAAATTAGTATTCCTGTTGCACTTGGCGCTGTTTTCTTGATGGGGTGTTTATTCACTATCATTTCAGTGACAGGCATTCGCAGTTGGATATTACGCAATATGCCAATGGGAATTGCTCATGGTACAGGGATTGGTATCGGTCTATTTTTATTGCTGATCGCAGCTAATGGCGTTGGCTTGGTCATTAAAAATCCACAAGCGGGTTTACCCGTCGCATTGGGTGAGTTCACTTCATTCCCCGTTTTAATGTCACTTTCCGGTTTAGCGGTCATCTTTGGTTTAGAGAAACGCCGTGTACCCGGTGGTGTTTTGTTAGTGATTATTGCCATTTCAATTATTGGGCTGATTTTTGATCCAGCTGTTAAGTACCAAGGCTTTTTTAAATTACCTTCATTGGGTGATGATGGCTTATCTTTAATTTTTAGCATGGATATCATGGGCGCGTTACAACCCATGGTTTTACCAAGCCTATTAGCGCTTGTTATGACCGCTGTATTTGATGCAACGGGGACCATTCGTGCCGTGGCAGGTCAAGCAAATTTGTTAGATAAAGATGGTCAAATCATTGATGGTGGAAAAGCATTAACCGCAGATTCCGTGAGTAGTATTTTTGCTGGTGCAATCGGTGCTTCACCTGCCGCAGTCTACATTGAATCTGCCGCAGGAACTGCTGCTGGCGGACGTACTGGATTAACCGCGGTGGTTGTTGGGGTATTATTCCTCTTTATTCTATTCTTATCGCCGTTATCATATTTAGTTCCTGCTTATGCAACTGCACCGGCTCTGATGTATGTTGGCTTATTAATGCTTAGCAATGTATCAAAATTAGACTTTGATGACTTCGTTGATTCAATGGCAGGTTTGCTATGCGCCGTATTTATTGTACTGACTTGTAATATTGTGACTGGGATTATGTTAGGTTTCGCAGCATTAGTTATTGGTCGTATCTTTGCGGGTGAATGGCGTAAGTTGAATATTGGTACAGTTGTGATTGCGGTATTGTTAGTCGCATTTTATGCTGCTGATTTAGCTATCTAA
- a CDS encoding MFS transporter produces the protein MSSETSHYQHFRRTPTFAITTITTSIAVIGIVIGLSIPMVALRLNNYGVSELYIGIISAAPALGMFLIAPALQRIVHWCGKRYAMLIATIVSAVSLLPLLATLPLWLLFPLRLITGLVSGVLICLGETWINELSPESKRGRILAIYTTVFTVSQLLGPSFIAYYGVEDKSPLLICTLLHLISVVLFLMMKQKVGDRISATASESRFSIIQFVKFAPGICAGILFFAFFDGTILSMFPIYGVGMGHTEAIAAMMISAILAGDAIMQLPFGWLADNMNREKLYRLCGIVTLGASCLLPLLITHQYLIWVLLFVLGATAGAIYTIALVQIGQYFRGNDLIIANAAAAMLWGIGNLSGPLLAGIAISISPAGLPILLILIAAIFLWFTRAQFSAQVTQGA, from the coding sequence ATGAGCTCTGAAACCTCGCATTATCAGCATTTTCGTCGTACACCCACTTTTGCTATCACAACGATTACTACGAGCATAGCCGTGATTGGGATTGTTATTGGCCTAAGCATTCCTATGGTAGCTCTTAGGTTAAATAATTATGGCGTTAGTGAATTGTATATCGGCATTATTTCTGCTGCACCAGCATTGGGAATGTTTTTAATCGCCCCCGCTTTACAGCGTATTGTTCATTGGTGTGGTAAACGATATGCCATGTTAATAGCGACAATTGTTTCGGCTGTTAGTCTCTTACCTTTGCTGGCGACATTACCTTTATGGTTACTCTTTCCATTACGATTAATTACTGGACTAGTGAGCGGTGTTCTCATTTGCTTAGGAGAAACTTGGATTAATGAACTTTCACCAGAAAGTAAACGCGGGCGGATTTTAGCCATTTATACTACAGTGTTTACCGTGAGCCAGCTTTTAGGTCCTTCTTTTATTGCCTATTATGGTGTTGAAGATAAATCACCTTTACTTATTTGCACATTGCTTCACTTAATTTCAGTTGTATTATTTTTGATGATGAAACAAAAAGTAGGAGACCGTATTTCAGCTACTGCCAGTGAATCCCGTTTTTCAATTATTCAATTTGTGAAATTTGCACCCGGAATTTGTGCAGGCATTTTATTTTTTGCCTTCTTTGATGGAACGATTTTATCCATGTTTCCTATTTATGGTGTAGGAATGGGGCACACAGAAGCGATCGCGGCGATGATGATAAGTGCTATTTTGGCAGGGGATGCAATTATGCAACTGCCATTTGGTTGGTTAGCAGACAATATGAATCGCGAAAAACTCTATCGACTTTGTGGTATTGTGACATTAGGTGCAAGTTGCCTATTACCACTGTTAATAACACATCAATATTTAATTTGGGTTTTATTGTTTGTGCTAGGAGCGACTGCTGGGGCAATTTATACCATTGCATTAGTTCAAATAGGGCAATATTTCCGAGGTAATGACTTAATTATTGCCAATGCAGCTGCGGCCATGCTATGGGGGATTGGTAATCTTTCCGGACCATTATTGGCGGGCATTGCAATTTCAATTTCTCCGGCAGGTCTACCCATCTTATTGATTTTAATTGCCGCAATTTTTTTGTGGTTCACGCGTGCCCAATTTAGCGCTCAAGTGACGCAAGGTGCTTAA
- a CDS encoding sulfite exporter TauE/SafE family protein has protein sequence MPFDLFSFEMLICFSTLLLAYLVFGMAGFGSALIATPVLAMYLPLNMIVPILALIDLTAALINLIKDGKKADYQEIKWIIPLMVVGSLIGAAILLKTRPDILVLLLGIFVIFYVVNSLFSKNKNTQFSKVFVVPFSLIGGIFSALFGSGGFIYAMYLSSRIADKQSFRITQMTLIGFSTLTRVIIFLVMGVYVNIDILLMALAFSPAMLIGIFIGRHITLKISRESFLKIINVIILISGIMLLYRYFFVL, from the coding sequence ATGCCATTTGATCTATTTTCATTTGAGATGCTCATCTGTTTTTCTACACTTCTTTTAGCTTATCTTGTTTTTGGCATGGCAGGTTTTGGGTCAGCATTAATTGCAACACCTGTCCTGGCTATGTACCTTCCTCTTAATATGATAGTGCCTATTTTGGCATTAATTGATTTAACTGCGGCATTGATTAATCTGATCAAAGATGGCAAAAAAGCAGATTATCAAGAAATAAAATGGATTATTCCATTAATGGTTGTTGGGAGCTTAATCGGTGCTGCAATTTTATTGAAAACTCGCCCTGATATTTTGGTTTTACTGCTAGGAATATTCGTTATTTTTTATGTGGTTAATTCTTTATTTTCAAAGAATAAAAATACACAATTTTCAAAGGTGTTTGTTGTTCCGTTTAGTTTAATTGGTGGGATCTTTAGTGCGCTATTTGGAAGTGGTGGCTTTATTTATGCTATGTATCTTTCTAGTCGTATTGCGGATAAACAGAGTTTTCGCATTACCCAAATGACATTGATTGGTTTTAGTACGTTAACCCGTGTGATTATATTTTTAGTGATGGGTGTTTATGTCAATATTGATATTTTATTAATGGCATTAGCATTTTCACCTGCAATGTTAATTGGTATTTTTATTGGCCGACATATAACACTGAAAATCTCACGAGAATCCTTTTTAAAAATTATTAATGTCATTATTTTAATTTCAGGAATCATGTTGCTTTATCGCTATTTCTTTGTTCTTTAA
- the ilvN gene encoding acetolactate synthase small subunit: MILEHNPIALELIVRNHPGVMSHICGLFARRAFNVDGILCMPIKDRDESRIWLLVQKDERLSQMINQVEKLEDVKEVHFSDDLRLFETMQNYLQ, translated from the coding sequence ATGATTTTAGAACATAACCCTATCGCATTAGAATTAATTGTCCGAAACCACCCTGGTGTGATGTCGCATATTTGTGGCCTATTTGCACGTAGAGCATTTAACGTTGATGGTATTTTATGTATGCCAATCAAAGATAGAGATGAAAGCCGTATTTGGTTATTAGTGCAAAAAGATGAACGATTGTCTCAGATGATTAATCAAGTTGAAAAGTTAGAGGATGTTAAAGAAGTTCATTTCAGTGACGACCTAAGACTTTTTGAAACGATGCAAAATTACTTACAGTAA
- the ilvB gene encoding acetolactate synthase large subunit yields MSESSTISTNKTCFTGAELIVHLLEKHGITIVSGIPGGAALPFYDALGKSKTIRHILARHEQGAGFIAQGIARSTGKAAVCISSSGPGATNLVTAIADAKLDSIPLVCITGQVPSSMIGTDAFQEVDTYGISIPITKHNYLVRDINELPQVICDAFRIAESGRPGPVWIDIPKDVQTATIELANVPDVQPKDKAPSFDMEKVLQAVEMINQSKRPVLYFGGGVISSSSAETAIAFAQKATLPTTMTLMALGTIPMHHPLYLGMLGMHAARSTNMIMEEADLLIVIGARFDDRAIGRAEKFCPNAKIIHVDIDKAEISKIKRPDIAIHADAGQILELLLPLVDKNLREEWMTRVNELKRDFPLNLSEADNPLNHYGLVLATAKAAGDDAIITTDVGQHQMWAAQAYPLSRPRQWLTSGGLGTMGFGLPAAIGAALANPEQTIVCFSGDGSLMMNIQELATAAEHQLNIKIILMNNQALGMVYQQQELFFDNRIYAAAYPYQTDFIKIAEGFGLKTCDLNKEADPQMALDEMMNTKGPCLIHALIDVNQKVYPMVPPGAANIDMIGV; encoded by the coding sequence ATGAGTGAGTCGAGCACAATATCAACCAATAAAACCTGTTTTACAGGCGCAGAATTGATTGTCCATTTATTGGAAAAACATGGGATTACTATTGTTTCTGGCATTCCCGGTGGGGCAGCCTTACCTTTCTATGATGCATTGGGTAAGAGCAAAACAATACGTCATATTCTTGCTCGACATGAGCAAGGCGCTGGCTTTATTGCACAAGGTATCGCTCGCTCAACGGGAAAAGCAGCGGTATGCATTTCATCAAGTGGCCCAGGTGCAACCAACTTAGTGACAGCGATTGCAGATGCTAAATTGGATTCTATTCCATTGGTATGTATTACTGGGCAAGTTCCTTCTTCAATGATTGGTACAGATGCTTTTCAAGAAGTTGATACTTACGGTATTTCCATTCCTATCACGAAACATAATTACTTAGTTCGTGATATTAACGAGCTGCCACAGGTTATTTGTGATGCATTCCGCATTGCTGAATCAGGTCGCCCGGGACCCGTTTGGATTGATATCCCAAAAGATGTTCAAACCGCAACAATTGAATTAGCCAATGTACCTGATGTTCAGCCAAAAGATAAAGCACCGAGTTTTGATATGGAAAAAGTGCTCCAAGCTGTGGAGATGATTAATCAATCTAAACGCCCTGTACTCTATTTTGGTGGTGGAGTGATTAGTTCTAGCTCAGCTGAAACAGCAATTGCCTTTGCGCAAAAAGCAACGTTGCCGACCACGATGACATTAATGGCTTTGGGCACTATTCCAATGCACCATCCGTTGTATTTAGGGATGTTAGGCATGCATGCGGCTCGTAGCACCAATATGATCATGGAAGAAGCCGATTTGTTAATTGTTATTGGTGCTCGTTTTGATGATAGGGCGATTGGTCGAGCAGAAAAGTTTTGTCCGAATGCCAAAATCATTCACGTCGATATTGATAAAGCGGAAATCAGTAAAATTAAGCGCCCTGATATTGCTATTCATGCTGATGCAGGGCAGATCCTTGAGTTGCTGTTACCTTTAGTGGATAAAAACCTTCGTGAAGAGTGGATGACCAGAGTTAATGAATTGAAACGTGATTTCCCGTTAAATTTAAGTGAAGCGGATAATCCTTTGAACCATTATGGATTGGTATTAGCGACTGCAAAAGCTGCGGGTGATGATGCAATTATAACAACAGATGTTGGTCAGCATCAGATGTGGGCTGCACAAGCCTACCCATTATCTCGCCCACGCCAATGGCTAACCTCCGGTGGTTTAGGAACTATGGGCTTTGGCCTACCGGCCGCAATTGGGGCTGCATTAGCCAATCCAGAACAAACAATAGTGTGTTTTTCTGGGGATGGTAGTTTGATGATGAATATTCAGGAGTTAGCAACGGCAGCGGAACATCAGCTCAATATTAAAATCATTTTAATGAATAACCAAGCATTAGGTATGGTTTATCAACAACAAGAGCTGTTTTTTGATAACCGCATTTATGCAGCTGCTTATCCTTATCAAACTGACTTTATTAAAATAGCGGAAGGTTTTGGTTTAAAAACCTGTGATTTAAATAAAGAAGCAGATCCGCAAATGGCGTTAGATGAGATGATGAATACCAAAGGACCATGCCTCATTCATGCTTTGATTGATGTGAATCAGAAGGTTTATCCAATGGTTCCACCGGGCGCGGCAAATATTGATATGATTGGAGTATAA
- the ivbL gene encoding ilvB operon leader peptide IvbL, with protein MINNLTHSNRQDKPVNMTLHHSNLLLTAPRAAVVVRVVVVVGLAP; from the coding sequence ATGATTAATAATTTAACGCATTCAAACAGACAGGATAAACCCGTGAACATGACTCTTCATCATTCAAACCTACTACTAACCGCGCCACGTGCCGCGGTGGTCGTGCGTGTGGTGGTGGTCGTGGGCTTAGCGCCGTAA